Below is a genomic region from Rosa chinensis cultivar Old Blush chromosome 5, RchiOBHm-V2, whole genome shotgun sequence.
ACCAGGAAAAATTGCCGATTCAGTTACCAAACCAATGATCTAACAATTTGGTCACTAAAAGCATGTCAGTGAATGGTTTTTAATGACCAAATTTTGCTATTCAGTGACCATTAGTAACACTTTTAGTAATGATTCATAGGTCACTAATGCCATTACTATTTGTGACCATAAGATTGTGGTCACCAAAGACATTTTGAATTAGTGACTGTAAAATCGTGGTCACTAAAGACAATTTGTATTAGTGACCAACTTACATTTGTTGGTCACTAAATAGAATTAGTGACGGACCTATAGTGAGCACCTTGTGACCACCTAAGTTTGGTCACTAATCATATTTAGTGACCAGATTTGTTACTTTTAGTGACCAATGTAGTGGTCATTAATACCCAGATTTGTTGTAGTGCTTTTTcttttaggctagggttagagctcgtgctgataacgtgtttaagtaaattggaattgtagagagaattgatgggagaattgtagtagtattattgataataggagccctatatatagggatttacagagtacacaaaaggtaatagaatctgaacatAACTatctaggaaatctagaaccttctcctattacaacactaggactaaaccctagtttgaagaggcacacataaTATCGACTTCCTTCAACAGTGTATTATTTCTATAACTCTTGTCGATCCGTTTAAAAAGAAATTTACAAATGAAAAGATGGTGATTATTGTTTTCTTAGAACTTTCACTTTGTTGTTATCTCTTGCCAAAAAGAAGCTACTTGTTTGCATAGAGATATTAATTTTGGGTAGGTATAATCTGGATTTGTCCAACTATAGTATTTAACGTGGTATTTCTTACTGGAGAGCTTGTAGGTCAGCATAGTATTTAGCTATCCATCCTTTGATGATTTTGACCTCACTTTTCCGCTGATTGACCAGCCAGTCTGGATCGGTAGTCTGGTTTGAGGTGAGAATATCCAAGCAGTGAGACCCTGTAAAAgtaaattttaattttgggtAGTTGAAAAGTTAAACGAAAATATGTACTGCTCTAAAACTCGTAACATGGGGTACTCCAAACAAATGAATTTGGAAGGATACATACCATTTTTTGCATGGACAGCAACCACACTGTCTGATATGTCTTCCAAAACGCTATCATGAGAGTAAAACAATGTTAAATTTAGTCAAGTACTATTAATCTTGAATCGTGTTGTTTTATCAAGATAATAAAAATGATAAACTTGActcatttatatttgttttgaaGTCATCTTCGTATCCGTACATACCCGCCAATACTGTAAGGGTCTCTTAGCCCATTGGAGAAAATGATGTTGCTAGCAAATCTGGAGAGACTCAGTTTTATGTCCTGCATCACATATTTAGCACACTTGTATCAATATTAGCATATATATCCATGCATTTCGTATGAATTAAGCAAAGTAAAAGAATTAGCTAGGGTAGGTTATGAGTAATGATAAGAAAGTAACAGCATtacatacatggcctccaaagtATGTAGTCACCCAATTAGGTCTGGGAGGGACGCCATAGGTTGCCTTGCATTTATTGATATATTCATCGACATCAAATTTGTACGGTGGAAACATGGTGTCGTTGTTCACGCTTATGGGAATCACCAAGTCGCTACATGTCTAAATAATCAAGAAACAAATAGGTGGATCGTGGTTAACCATCTTCAAACATATTTGAATTAGGAAAATGAAAGTTTGTAATTACTAATAAAACAACAATCTTATCAAATTTCACAAGTTGTTAGAAACATGGCCTTGATGCAAACTATAATAACGTTGTGAAACAAGATCAAGGCAATACTAATGGGCCGGAAATTGCTAGCTGTTTCTTTAGTAATTTGGCCTGATGCATGACTTCTTAGATATTGCAAACGTACTTCCAAGTCCCAACTTAGAATGGATTGCAAATCCCTTTTCAGAAAagatgaaaattaaaaaaacattgCAAACGCATTTTTTAAGCAATAAGAAGCATTCTCCCTGGCCTGTCAATTCTGTGACCTCAAAGCTAGCTAGCTGACCTCAAAGCTAGCGAGCTTTTCATCATGATCATGTACCATGGACCCTTAGAATAGTCAGCATGATGAATATAAGCTCTAAAAATACAAATGTACGTGGACGTCTATGTATTAGGGTTGACTTTCAGATATAACTATTATCTAAACAAACAGTACAGcttgataaataaattaattatttgatcAATTACCTGCCATCGCCACCCCACGTCTGTTTCTGTTAGGTTTCTGGGCTGGTTGACATAGCATGACCGGTTTCCAGTATATGCAACCACACCTGCAAATATTTTTGTCAAAATATCATCTGTAGATGAAGCTCCATCAATGCCACCGCAGACTACAGTAACCGGATATTTCGGTGGACGATCATATTGAGCTGCCCTAGCATACATCGACTTCAAGTAGTTCTTGAGCTCAGACGACTTGGTCAACGGTCTAGTTAATAGCAAAACAAGAACGCAAAAGGGAAATCACAAAAATAATCACCtgaatatattattattattcactAATTAGGTTTTTAGGAAAAAAATGATTATACACATTACAATATATGAAACTTATCAGGGGATGTACCTGCAAGTTCGGAATTTCTTGCTAAGACTTGAGAGGCCTTCACGCTTAGAAGCAATATTATCAATTTCAGACCATGACTTTTTTATGATTTGGTAGCAAGTCTCACTCGCTTCCTGTCCATAATCAATTAAAATTAGTTACCGTTTATGTACGAATTAACTGAAAATAGAAGCGTGCAAAAATTATCTTGTGTTAGACCCTAGCCAACTGTGAATTAAACGATTGGTCAGTGGGATTTTTGCTTAGCTCTGGTACGTTCAGATTGCCAGTAAGGGGTACACCTTTCTAGCAGTTTATGTATACTTATAGAAGGAAAGAAATTAAGGAAGAAATATATTACTTGAAAATCCTTGGTGACAATGGAGTAGTATCCTGTTTCTGGAGGAACAATGTCATCGAAGTATAGAATTGGAGCTGATGAGGCCAGAGCTCCAAGAGTGACGTGGGGATACTTTAGTCGAAACCATGAAGCAAGCACTGTCAAAGAACATACTTATATGTTATCAAACGAACCCTTAATGTAACAGTTGTAATTTCAAGAAGTGTACATTTAGTCACTCACTTCCACCATATGAGCCACCAATAACAATGACCGGAGAATGTTCAGCATGTAGTTGCTTCTTTACATGTATGAGAATTTCTGCATAATCTGCTATAGCTTGGGCTGAGTTGAAGTATCCAAGAGTGCTTGCATTTTTAAATGCCACTTCCCTGGATCCGAATGGGATTGATTCCCCATAGTACCGGTGCTGATAAGAAAAAAAGACTACAGTCTCAGACCCAATAATACATAAGTATAATACAGCTAGCTAATCGATAATCTCAGTCTTAC
It encodes:
- the LOC112163761 gene encoding lysosomal Pro-X carboxypeptidase; the protein is MEIKRLTFSHQSSLLLISLIFVTTSVSLKIPRLSPTGGQFIDGNYWTQSRPSEASSPAFDPKDFQAFYYNQTLDHFNFRYDSFNTFQQRYLINSKHWGGSNISAPILAYLGAEESIDVDIPIIGFLPENAIHFQALQIYIEHRYYGESIPFGSREVAFKNASTLGYFNSAQAIADYAEILIHVKKQLHAEHSPVIVIGGSYGGMLASWFRLKYPHVTLGALASSAPILYFDDIVPPETGYYSIVTKDFQEASETCYQIIKKSWSEIDNIASKREGLSSLSKKFRTCRPLTKSSELKNYLKSMYARAAQYDRPPKYPVTVVCGGIDGASSTDDILTKIFAGVVAYTGNRSCYVNQPRNLTETDVGWRWQTCSDLVIPISVNNDTMFPPYKFDVDEYINKCKATYGVPPRPNWVTTYFGGHDIKLSLSRFASNIIFSNGLRDPYSIGGVLEDISDSVVAVHAKNGSHCLDILTSNQTTDPDWLVNQRKSEVKIIKGWIAKYYADLQALQ